Genomic window (Bacillus pumilus):
GTGATCCAGAAAACAAAACGAGACGTTTGCTTGAAATTGAAACAGAGATGCGGTAAGGGATCGTATGAGGATCGGGCAGACCAGGAATGATAATGACTTCATTTTGTACCGGCTCTTGACCTTGAAGTGACGGATTTGCAGCCTTTAAGGCATCTGTTGTTGTTCGGAAATCAAGCGCTATAGAAGCAAGAGTTTCTCCACTTTTCACCGTATATCGTAGCACCAAAGGACACTCCTTTTGTTCAAATAAAAGAGCCTTGATGCCGTCACGAGATATACTATTTGGACGGAACCAGGCTAAGGAAGGTTTCTCCTAACATTTGTCAAGAGAAAGACCGATGATTATACATATGCAAAAGAGAGCGGTTTGGCTTCTATCTATATGTGAGAGGTGAAGGTGAAAAAGGTGATTTCAGGTTTTGCTAAAAACCGAAGCGGCAGTCTTGTTGTCCCCAGCCCGCGGTTCACATAGATTCGATGCTGATCACTCCCGTATAAACCTTCTACATATGTATGGCCGTAAGGTGCTGTGAGAATGGGTCCATAGAATGGAAGCTGTACCTGCCCGCCATGGGTGTGTCCGGAAAGCTGCAAGTTAATAGGAGTTGTTTTCAGCTCCAGTGCAGCATCAGGTTCATGTACGAGCAGTAACGTAAATAAATCAGAGGATACCTCTCGCTTGATGAGGTCATAATCGGGCAAACTCATCATCAGGTCATCCAATGTAGCAATCTGAATATGAGCGCCTTCTTTTTCTAATTGAAACACATCATTTTTACATAATGTAAAGCCACAAGCGTTCATTGTTTTCTCGTACCTCTCAACCCCGAATGGTCCGTAGTCATGATTTCCGTATATTGCGAGCTTACCAAACGGTGCATGAAGCTTATTCAAAAATGTTTTGGCCTTTTCATGCTCTTCGATTGATGCTTGAAAATCAACGAGATCACCTGTGAAAACAATGAGGTCTGGAGATTCTGCGTTTATTTTTTGAACGACAGCTTCTAGATCCTTCGCAGGAAATGTATCACTTAAATGAACATCACTAAATTGAGCGATTTTAAACTGGTCAAATGAAGCTGGAAGCTGAGCATCTTCAATGGTCATTGACACAGTATCAATCATACGAGGTTCGATGTATCTGGCATATCCGTATCCACAGGTTGTAGCTAAAAAGCCGAGAATACTCACGCCAGCCGCACCTTTTAAAAATTGTCTGCGTGAAAGTTGCTTCATATAAAGGCTCCTTTATAAATAAAATTAATTATAGCATCATATTTCATGAATCTCCCATATGGTGCGCCGGGGGTCAATCATGATATGATAGAAAAATAATGAATGAATAGTCATTCAAAACCACAAAGGGGGAGAACAAATGACGAAACAAACAGTGATTGTCACAGGGGGATCAAGCGGAATGGGAAAGGAGATGGCTACCCATTTGGCACTTGGAGGCTGGAATGTCGTAATAACTGGAAGAACGGAAGAAACGTTAGAAAAGACGGCAAATGAAATAAAGCAGAAGGGCGGCTCAGCTGCTTATTTTCAAATGGATGTGCGAAACCCGGAGGACGCCGATCAAATGGTCAAATTTGCGGTAGATACATTTGGAGATGTCGACGCTCTTATTAACAATGCTGCAGGGAATTTTTTGGTTCAAGCAGAAAAACTGTCTCCAAATGGCTGGAAGGCTGTCATTGATATTGTGTTAAATGGGACATTTTTTTGCAGTCATGCGGTAGGCAATTACTGGATTCGTCAAAAGAAAAGGGGAAGTATGATCAATATGGTGGCGACCTATGCATGGGGTGCCGGTGTAGGGGTGGCTCATTCTGCGGCAGCAAAGGCGGGCGTATTGTCCTTGACTCGAACGCTTGCAGTCGAATGGGGAAGGCAATATCGCATTCGCGTCAATGCCATCGCGCCAGGACCCATCGAGAGAACAGGCGGTGCCGACAAACTATGGGAATCGGAAGAGGCGGCGCAAAGAACATTAGATAGTGTCCCGCTTGGCAGACTAGGCACACCGGAGGAAATTGCAGAGCTTGCGAGCTTTTTATTATCTGAGCAAGCGTCTTATATAAATGGGGATTGTATTACGATGGATGGAGGTCAATGGCTCAACCAATCACCATTTTGAATCGCGATTTAAGACCTGCTTTTGATGTGGTATAATCACACAAAGAGAGAAGCAGGTGATGAAATTGGTCGATCCATTGGATATTTTAACGAATATTGAAGATGTTTTCCCGCACTATCAAGCCATATTCAGTGCGGAAGAGCAAAAAGTGATAGGCTATGAGATTCTAGGAAGAATGAAGCTTGAGTCTGAAACGGTTAGCCTAGGCTCCTTCTTTACGGATTCATCTATTCCTGACGAATATAAACTGGAAGTAGATCACAAAGTACTGACGCAAGCACTTGATCTTTTCACAACAGCCGATGATGATTTGCTCATTTTTATTAACCTTGATGCTAATATCCTGATGCTTGATCATGGTGAAAGCTTTTTAGAACTTCTAAAGGAATATGAAGCAAAGGGCATTCAGCTTAACCGGTTTGTTATCGAATTTACAGAGCATACGTTTAGCGGCGACATAGAACAGCTTTACCATACGTTAACGTATTATCGTACATATGGTATTAAAATCGCCGTATCGAATATAGGAAAGGAAAGCAGTAATCTTGACCGGATTGCCTTGCTTTCACCTGATCTATTAAAAATAGATTTACATGCATTAAGGGCATCCGCTCCATCTCCTTCCTATGAATATGTCTTGTACAGCATTTCATTGCTTGCGAGAAAAATAGGAGCGGCCCTAATTTATGAGGACATTGAAGCAAATTTCCAGCTGCAGTATGCATGGAGAAATGGCGGCAGATATTTTCAAGGGTTCTATCTTCATGAGCCTGCTGCAGAATTAATTGACCGAAATAAACGAAAAGATCAGCTTAGAGTAGAGTTTCAGCAATTTATTGCCCATGAGAAAAAGAAACTTCAAGCTGTCTACGAACATTCTGAAACATTTTATAAACGAATTCACCAAGCTGTGACGAATTTAAAAAAATCATGCAGCACCAATGATGAATTGATACAAAAACTGGCACTTGAACTAACCGATTGTAGCTTTCGGATTTATATGTGTAATGAAGAAGGCTTTCAAATCACTGGAAATGTGTTTAAAAAAGAAAAAGAATGGCTGTTTCAGCCCGAATATATCGAGAAAAACTGGAGCTGGCGCCCTTATTTCCTAGCGAATATTCTCCAAATGAGAATTAGCGGCAAAGGATTTTTCAGTGATATTTACAGTGATTTAGAAACCGGTGAGCGGATACGTACGTTTTCTTATCCGTTAGAGGGAGACATGTATTTGTTTATAGATCTTCCGTATGCTTATTTATATGAGCAAGATGGATTAATCTAAAAGCAGCCGTCAAGGCTGTTTTTTTATTAAAAAAAAGATAAAAAAACGGTTGACATTGAAACTGATAATCATTATCATTTAGTTATAGAGAGAAGCTACTCTCTGTTCCCCAACCCCTCTATCAGATCAAGATCCAAAAAACTTGGCGCTACCCCGCCAAGTTTTTTTTGTGCTTTTCGACTTCTCCTTATGCATAGGACATCCCGAATCCTCCATACATCTTAAAGGATGATAGTTAGACGGTAGGAGGGAAACGTCATGATCAAACGTGACAAACGGCTGCTGATTGATTTGCCAAGACCAGATCACCCGGATGCAAATGGCGCCGCTGCTGTGCAGGAATTACTCGGCGGAAAATTCGGTGAAATGTCCACATTAAATAACTACATGTTTCAATCCTTTAACTTTAGAGGAAAACGAAAACTAAAACCGTTTTATGACCTCGTTTCGAGTATTACGGCTGAAGAATTCGGTCATGTAGAACTAGTGACAACAGCTGTAAATCTCATGATTACAGGAACCACCCATGGCGGAGATCCAGATACGACGCCGATGAAAGCGGCTGTCGATAAACGAAATACACAGCATTTTATTCAAACAGCTCAAACAGGCTATCCGTTTGATTCCATGGCAAAACCTTGGACTGGAGAAAATGTGTTCTCAAGTGGGAACCTGATTCTTGATCTTCTTCATAATTTCTTCCTTGAATGCGGAGCTCGTACGCACAAAATGCGCGTATATGAAATGACAGATCATCCTACAGCAAGAGAGATGATCGGTTATTTACTCGTCAGAGGCGGAGTGCATGTTGTGGCATATGCAAAGGCACTTGAGATCGCCACAGGAGTAGATGTAGGAAAGATGCTGCCGATCCCAAACCTTGACAACAAATACTTTGATTCAGCGAGAAAATTTGAAGATCAAAATGTTCATACAAAGCTGTATACATTTAGTGATACGGATTACAAGGACATTAACATGATTTGGAAAGGCAGTCATCCGATTGATGGAAAACCGCTGACAGTCATTGAGGGTACGCCTCAAGGTGCACCTGTGCCAGATTATAGAGAATTACCGGAAGAGTTTGCCCCAGGCATTTCCAAAGAGGATTTTGACGAAATTGCCAAACGGCTGATGAGATCTGCTGGCTTATAAAAAACATGGTGCATGAGATCAGAAAAAAGACTCAAACTAAAAAAACAGATTCTTTTTCTTTTTTTGAATTCAAGAGGAAAAATATCATCTGAGAACACTTTATGGTATGATGCTTTGTAGGACTTGTGTATAATCAATACGGGTTCATCTTGAGTTGTTTTTTTGAAAGGAGTCTTTTTTTAGAATGTCACAATTAATGGGTATCATTACAAGGCTGCAAAGTCTTCAAGAGACAGCAGAAGCTGCAAACGAACCGGCACAGCGTTATTTCGAAGTGAACGGTGAAAAAATCTGTAGTGTTAAGTATTTCGAAAAGAATCAAACGTTTGAATTGACTGTTTTTCAACAAGGGGATAAGCCAAACACTTTCCCATTTGACAACATTGATATGATTTCGATTGAGATTTTTGAGCTTCTACAATCCTAAGCTGAATCGTATGAAATGTTTTTTCTAAGGAATCCTTCGTTTATTTGCGGTAGTATACATGTGTCATTTTTGGCACTGTAATGGAAGATGATCAATCAAGCGCATATTTCGGATAAGAGATCATTAAAAAGGAGTTCCTTTCTGTGAGTGATTCTTTTTTCTACAATCTTTCTGAAGATCATTTAGCGTTTTCTGATGTCGTCATGAGAATGAAAGATTTTATTCGAAAAGACCCTAGATCCGCTTACGTGCTATCAATTGGTACGGACTCTCAGGTCAATCAAAATGTCACGAAATTTATGACTGCAATTCATCTCCACCGGACTGGCAAAGGGGCTTGGGGCTGTCTCACACGACAAGTGATTGAGAGGCCTGTGCAAAGTCTTAGAGAAAAAATTTCATTAGAGACAGCGTTTAGCCAAAAGGTATGTGCAGACATCCTTGAGGGGCCTTTAACAGAACTGATGGATTTGCTTCTTCCGTTTGCTGAGGAAGGGGCAGACCTTCGTTTTGAAGCCCATCTAGATATTGGCAAAAAAGGAAGTACGAAAGAGCTGATCCAGGAAATGACCGGAATGATCACAGCTATGGGAATTGAAGCAAAAATCAAACCCGACTCATATGCAGCATTTTGCTACGCCAATCGATACACAAAATAAATTCCGTCATTTTTCTCCAAACCTTGTCGAAACGTGCGGTTGACGATTCGATTCTAGTTCCTTATTCTAGCTGTATAGAGAGGAAGCAGACATTCAAAAGCCTGCTAATCAATATAAAAGCATATATGAAACAGGGGGCCTGATGTTGGATGAGCGTCATCGAAAATCGTTTTAATGAAGAAGAGAAAAAGCTATTATTAAACGTATTGCTGAATCAGGAATATGCTGTCGAATTACTAAGCAGTGAGATCAATGATATAGAATGTGGAACAAAAAATGTCGACGACAATACGTATAAGCAATTGATTACATTGTATGACAGAGTAAGGTTTGAGAATTAATATTGATTTAACATTCTATTAGATACTCGGAAGCTGAGTATCTTTTTTATGCAGAAAAAATCTTTCGACAAATTTCGTTTTAGTTTATGCTTAATAGTAAAGGGGAATGTATGATTGATGATCGAGAGAAAAGGGGTCGAAGAAACATGATAGAGATAGAACCAACTCAATTGCTTGAGTCAACAGTAGCCGAGCATATGATTGATGCAGATAAAGTGGCACATGTTCAAATTGGAAATAATCTTGAGCATGCCCTATTGGTCCTAACAAAAACAGGATATACAGCCATCCCAGTATTAGATGCTTCTTATCATCTACACGGGTTAATTGGAACGAATATGATCATGGATAAGATTTTTGGGTTAGAACGAATTGAATTCGAAAAGCTGGACCAACTCAAGGTAGAAGAGGTTATGCGAACCGATATCCCAAGACTTAAAACGACGGACCCTGTCCTAAAAGGCGTTCACGCTGTAACAAATAATGGATTTGTTTGTGTAGAAAATGAGGAGCAAGTCTTTGAAGGCATTTTTACACGACGTGTTGTATTAAAGCGCTTAAATGAAGTCATTCATTCCGCAAAAAAATGAGCTGCAGCCCAGCTTATTTTTTTTGCCTTCATAAGCTAAAATTTATATAATGACCATATGGAATAAGAAAAACTTATAGAGAGAAAGGGGACGCCCATGCAGCTTCAGGAGTTACATATGCTTGTTGTGTTAAGTGAAGAATTGAATATGAGAAAGGCTTCGGAGCGGCTCTTTGTCTCTCAGCCTGCTTTATCACAAAGATTGCAGACGATCGAAAAGGAGTGGGGAACCAAAATCTTTTTTCGTTCTCAGAAAGGGCTTACTGTGACTTCTGCAGGTGAACAGATCATTCAATTTGCAAAAGAGGTGACGGTTGAGCAGGACCGGGTAAGAGAACGAATTGATGAACTTGAAGGGGACATTCACGGTACACTCAAGCTTGCGGTTGCGTCCATTATTGGACAGCACTGGCTGCCGAAGGTGTTAAAGCGGTATGTCGAAAAATATCCAAATGCGAAGGTATCACTTGTGACCGGCTGGAGTAGTGAAATGCTCAAAAGCTTATACGAGGACCACGTGCACATTGGGATCATTCGTGGAAACCCTGATTGGAAGGGAACAAAGGAATACTTGATGACAGATCATTTATATTTAGTCGATTCTGTCATCAAGGACGTGGATGAATTAATCGAGACAGAACGGCCGTTTATCCAATTTAAAAGTGACAGCACGTATTATCAAGAAATTCAGCATTGGTGGCACCAAAAATTTAAAGTGTCTCCAAAGCAGACGATTCTAGTAGACCAAATTGAGACTTGTAAACAAATGGCTTACCACGGCATCGGTTACGCCATTTTGCCGTCAGTCACCTTATATGACCACGAAAAAAGTGTTCATAAAACGCCACTTGTTGACGTGAATGGAGAGCAAATCGGACGTGACACATGGCTTTTAGGCTATGAAGCTTCTTTTCAATTAAAACAGGTGCAAGCATTTGTCGGTGTGGTCAAAGAAATGCTTGAAAGTGATGCGGTGTAAGTACCTTCTTGGGAAAGGAAGGTGCTTTTTTTCTTGTGAATGATATCTTTGTTTAAATTTACTTATTGCATGAATAAGCAAGAGATTGATGGAGCGATTCATAGAGGAGACTTCGATTTTATGTCGAAAATGCAAGCTCACTTTCAATCAATGATTTACCATATCAATCTGATAATATGAATTATAACGATATGTATGTGATGGATTGGAATGAAAAATGGACATTTGTGATGACGCACGAAACAGATTATGGTCCATATTTTATTCAAATAGATGAAAAGAACGAAAGAGGAACCGATGATTTCTTTGATATGAAAAGCCCGCCTTCCAGTTGGAATGAGCGGGTTTTTCATTGGATTTTGGTCATCTTGATCAAAGCCTTTTCATGAAATCATTTGACAATGAAAATCATTATCATTTAAAGTGTACATATAATAATTGAAAATGATTATCATTTAGATGAGGTGACCGATAGATGAAAGCATTAATTGCATTTGCGAGTATGTCTGGCAATACAGAAGATATGGCTGCAATCTTAAAGCAAACACTTGAAGGAAAAGGGATTGATACAGAGATGTTGGAATTTGATGATATAAGCACAGAGGATCTTTCTTCCTACGATTATGTGTTCATCGGTTCTTATACATGGGGTGATGGCGATTTACCTTATGAAGCAGAGGATTTTTATGAAGAGGTCTCTACGCTTGAATTAAGTGACATCAAAGCGGCTGTGTTTGGATCTGGAGATTACAGCTATCCGAAGTTTTGTGAGGCTGTCCACACATTTCATGACATGCTCAAATCAACCGGGGCATCTGTATTTCCTGAAACATTGAAAATGGAGCTTGCGCCTGATACCGATGAGGATGTGGCGTGCTGTCAGGAGTTTGCGACGAGCTTTTTAACGTGGGTGGCGTTGTCTGAGAAACGAGTTGAAAACCATGTTTCATAAAGGAGCAACGGCCGTTGCCGCATCTAAAAACGGTGGATACTTTGTCGCTGTAAAAAGAGAAGGTATTTTTCACTATAGTGTGGAGAGCGGGTGGCAGCAACTGTTTAAGCTTAAGCATAAAATCCATGCCATCAGCTATATTGGCCCTTATTTATTCGGTGTTGGTGAAAATGGCACAGTGATGAGGTCAGGAGATGAAGGCAATACATGGGCGCTATCATCATTCCCAACAAATGCAGTTGTTTGGTCTATTACAGGACGCAAAGATGGGTTTGTGTGTGCACATGGAAAACACAGTATTTATGTGTCAAATGATTTCGGAATTTCCTGGGAAATTATGAAGCCGTTTGCTCATGTTGATCATCCGCCTGTCATTCGTTCCCTATGTGCTGCAGGTGATCGCCTTTATATTGGAACACAGATACATGAGGTTCACGGAGGAATATGGGTATATGACTTGGAGACTGAACAGATTTTTCTTCTCAACAGAGAGACGCACCGGATGACAGCCTCTATGCTGCTCTGTCAGGAACAGCTTCTTGTTTGTGCATTAGGATCAAAAAAAGGCAAAAAAGGATCTGTTCAAATTTTAGATTTACATACCAATATACTGCATGATATTCAATCGCAAGCCTTTGCTAGAGAGGAATCATTTTTGGATGTGTCAGAGGATAATGGGATTGTGTATGTTACCACCTCACAGGACGAACACGGGTTTTCTAAAGTGTATCAGCTTGATATGAAGCAAAAAGAGCTCAAATGGTTTGATACGATCAAAGGACACGGTTTTCGTGTAGCCAATCAGAATGAAAACTTTTTCTGTGCGGGCTTATATGAAAGCAAGTTTGTAAGGCCATATGAAGAGCCGGTATTGATTCATTGAAAAGGAGGAATAAAAAGTGACAGAGAAAGTTTTATTGGTGTATGCCACAATGTCTGGGAATACAGAAGCGATGGCAGATTTAATTGAAAAGGGATTAAAAGAAGCAGGGGCTAGCGTAGACCGGCATGAAGCGATGGATATTGATGCCGAGCTACTCAATGATTACACGCACATTATGTTAGGTGCTTATACATGGGGAGATGGAGACCTTCCTGATGATTTTATTGATTTATATGAAGAAATGGAAGAGCTTGATTTAACGGGAAAAGCAATTGCTGTATTCGGTTCCGGGGATACATCTTATGAGCATTTTTGCGGAGCTGTTGACCTAATCGAAGAAAAAGTGAAGGAGCTTGGTGGTGACATTGTCCTGCCATCAATCAAGATTGAGCTAAATCCAGAAGGAGAAGAAGAAGAGGAATTGATTTCTTTTGGCAAACAATTTGTTCATCTTCACCAGCAGGAAGCGGGGTAATCGGTCTCGCTTGTTTTATTTTCCATTGAAGAGTCAACTCTTTCACTTGTCATTAAAACTCTCCTTTGGTACAGTAATGAAGTATAAATTAAGAGGAGGACATACATACATGAAACAAATGGACGCTAATGAAATTATTTCATTTATTCAAAATAGTACAAAATCAACACCTGTCAAAGTCTACATCAAAGGTGATTTAGAAGGAATTGAGTTTGGTGAATCTGCAAAAACATTCATCACTGGAAACACTGGTGTTGTGTTTGGTGAGTGGAGCGAAATTCAAGAAGTGTTAGAAACGAACAAAGACAAAATCGAAGATGTTGTTGTGGAAAATGACCGCCGCAACTCTGCAATTCCGATGTTAGATTTAAAGAACATCAAAGCACGTATTGAGCCAGGTGCGATCATCCGTGATCAAGTTGAAATCGGTGATAATGCAGTCATCATGATGGGAGCTTCTATTAATATCGGTTCTGTGATCGGTGAAGGAACGATGATTGACATGAACGTGGTGCTTGGTGGCCGCGCGACAGTAGGTAAGAACTGTCATATCGGTGCTGGATCTGTTCTTGCAGGTGTGATTGAGCCGCCGTCTGCTCAACCAGTTGTCGTAGAAGATGATGTTGTCATCGGTGCGAACGCTGTCGTTCTAGAAGGTGTGACAATTGGTAAAGGTGCAGTCGTAGCAGCTGGTGCGATCGTTGTGAACGATGTGGAGCCTTACACAGTTGTTGCAGGTACACCTGCAAAGAAAATCAAAGACATTGATGAAAAAACAAAAGGTAAAACGGAAATCAAACAAGAACTGCGTCAGCTTTAATTTATATAATTCGCAGCTGAAGACATAGACGTGGATGATATATCCACGTCTTATTCGTATAGAGGAAAGGAAGCGAGTTCACTTGTTAAATCGTGAGCAATTGATATCCATTCGAAGAGATTTACATCAAATCCCTGAGCTTGGTTTTAAGGAATTCAAAACACAAGCATACCTCCTCAAGCATCTTGGTGCTTATTCAAAAGATCGAGTTGAGATAGAAACATGGCGAACTGGACTTTTTGTCAAAGTAAAGGGAACAAATCCTGAGCGCGTATTTGCGTATCGTGCAGATATGGACGGCCTG
Coding sequences:
- a CDS encoding metallophosphoesterase, whose protein sequence is MKQLSRRQFLKGAAGVSILGFLATTCGYGYARYIEPRMIDTVSMTIEDAQLPASFDQFKIAQFSDVHLSDTFPAKDLEAVVQKINAESPDLIVFTGDLVDFQASIEEHEKAKTFLNKLHAPFGKLAIYGNHDYGPFGVERYEKTMNACGFTLCKNDVFQLEKEGAHIQIATLDDLMMSLPDYDLIKREVSSDLFTLLLVHEPDAALELKTTPINLQLSGHTHGGQVQLPFYGPILTAPYGHTYVEGLYGSDQHRIYVNRGLGTTRLPLRFLAKPEITFFTFTSHI
- the fadH gene encoding 2,4-dienoyl-CoA reductase — translated: MTKQTVIVTGGSSGMGKEMATHLALGGWNVVITGRTEETLEKTANEIKQKGGSAAYFQMDVRNPEDADQMVKFAVDTFGDVDALINNAAGNFLVQAEKLSPNGWKAVIDIVLNGTFFCSHAVGNYWIRQKKRGSMINMVATYAWGAGVGVAHSAAAKAGVLSLTRTLAVEWGRQYRIRVNAIAPGPIERTGGADKLWESEEAAQRTLDSVPLGRLGTPEEIAELASFLLSEQASYINGDCITMDGGQWLNQSPF
- a CDS encoding EAL domain-containing protein, with translation MVDPLDILTNIEDVFPHYQAIFSAEEQKVIGYEILGRMKLESETVSLGSFFTDSSIPDEYKLEVDHKVLTQALDLFTTADDDLLIFINLDANILMLDHGESFLELLKEYEAKGIQLNRFVIEFTEHTFSGDIEQLYHTLTYYRTYGIKIAVSNIGKESSNLDRIALLSPDLLKIDLHALRASAPSPSYEYVLYSISLLARKIGAALIYEDIEANFQLQYAWRNGGRYFQGFYLHEPAAELIDRNKRKDQLRVEFQQFIAHEKKKLQAVYEHSETFYKRIHQAVTNLKKSCSTNDELIQKLALELTDCSFRIYMCNEEGFQITGNVFKKEKEWLFQPEYIEKNWSWRPYFLANILQMRISGKGFFSDIYSDLETGERIRTFSYPLEGDMYLFIDLPYAYLYEQDGLI
- a CDS encoding manganese catalase family protein, coding for MIKRDKRLLIDLPRPDHPDANGAAAVQELLGGKFGEMSTLNNYMFQSFNFRGKRKLKPFYDLVSSITAEEFGHVELVTTAVNLMITGTTHGGDPDTTPMKAAVDKRNTQHFIQTAQTGYPFDSMAKPWTGENVFSSGNLILDLLHNFFLECGARTHKMRVYEMTDHPTAREMIGYLLVRGGVHVVAYAKALEIATGVDVGKMLPIPNLDNKYFDSARKFEDQNVHTKLYTFSDTDYKDINMIWKGSHPIDGKPLTVIEGTPQGAPVPDYRELPEEFAPGISKEDFDEIAKRLMRSAGL
- a CDS encoding YkuJ family protein, with translation MSQLMGIITRLQSLQETAEAANEPAQRYFEVNGEKICSVKYFEKNQTFELTVFQQGDKPNTFPFDNIDMISIEIFELLQS
- a CDS encoding ribonuclease H-like YkuK family protein produces the protein MSDSFFYNLSEDHLAFSDVVMRMKDFIRKDPRSAYVLSIGTDSQVNQNVTKFMTAIHLHRTGKGAWGCLTRQVIERPVQSLREKISLETAFSQKVCADILEGPLTELMDLLLPFAEEGADLRFEAHLDIGKKGSTKELIQEMTGMITAMGIEAKIKPDSYAAFCYANRYTK
- the abbA gene encoding antirepressor AbbA → MSVIENRFNEEEKKLLLNVLLNQEYAVELLSSEINDIECGTKNVDDNTYKQLITLYDRVRFEN
- the cbpB gene encoding cyclic-di-AMP-binding protein CbpB: MIEIEPTQLLESTVAEHMIDADKVAHVQIGNNLEHALLVLTKTGYTAIPVLDASYHLHGLIGTNMIMDKIFGLERIEFEKLDQLKVEEVMRTDIPRLKTTDPVLKGVHAVTNNGFVCVENEEQVFEGIFTRRVVLKRLNEVIHSAKK
- a CDS encoding LysR family transcriptional regulator, with product MQLQELHMLVVLSEELNMRKASERLFVSQPALSQRLQTIEKEWGTKIFFRSQKGLTVTSAGEQIIQFAKEVTVEQDRVRERIDELEGDIHGTLKLAVASIIGQHWLPKVLKRYVEKYPNAKVSLVTGWSSEMLKSLYEDHVHIGIIRGNPDWKGTKEYLMTDHLYLVDSVIKDVDELIETERPFIQFKSDSTYYQEIQHWWHQKFKVSPKQTILVDQIETCKQMAYHGIGYAILPSVTLYDHEKSVHKTPLVDVNGEQIGRDTWLLGYEASFQLKQVQAFVGVVKEMLESDAV
- a CDS encoding flavodoxin, whose protein sequence is MKALIAFASMSGNTEDMAAILKQTLEGKGIDTEMLEFDDISTEDLSSYDYVFIGSYTWGDGDLPYEAEDFYEEVSTLELSDIKAAVFGSGDYSYPKFCEAVHTFHDMLKSTGASVFPETLKMELAPDTDEDVACCQEFATSFLTWVALSEKRVENHVS
- a CDS encoding WD40/YVTN/BNR-like repeat-containing protein produces the protein MFHKGATAVAASKNGGYFVAVKREGIFHYSVESGWQQLFKLKHKIHAISYIGPYLFGVGENGTVMRSGDEGNTWALSSFPTNAVVWSITGRKDGFVCAHGKHSIYVSNDFGISWEIMKPFAHVDHPPVIRSLCAAGDRLYIGTQIHEVHGGIWVYDLETEQIFLLNRETHRMTASMLLCQEQLLVCALGSKKGKKGSVQILDLHTNILHDIQSQAFAREESFLDVSEDNGIVYVTTSQDEHGFSKVYQLDMKQKELKWFDTIKGHGFRVANQNENFFCAGLYESKFVRPYEEPVLIH
- a CDS encoding flavodoxin, which encodes MSGNTEAMADLIEKGLKEAGASVDRHEAMDIDAELLNDYTHIMLGAYTWGDGDLPDDFIDLYEEMEELDLTGKAIAVFGSGDTSYEHFCGAVDLIEEKVKELGGDIVLPSIKIELNPEGEEEEELISFGKQFVHLHQQEAG
- the dapD gene encoding 2,3,4,5-tetrahydropyridine-2,6-dicarboxylate N-acetyltransferase; its protein translation is MKQMDANEIISFIQNSTKSTPVKVYIKGDLEGIEFGESAKTFITGNTGVVFGEWSEIQEVLETNKDKIEDVVVENDRRNSAIPMLDLKNIKARIEPGAIIRDQVEIGDNAVIMMGASINIGSVIGEGTMIDMNVVLGGRATVGKNCHIGAGSVLAGVIEPPSAQPVVVEDDVVIGANAVVLEGVTIGKGAVVAAGAIVVNDVEPYTVVAGTPAKKIKDIDEKTKGKTEIKQELRQL